TAATTTATCCTGAGTATCGATATAAATTTGTTCATGATAATGCCAATGTGACAATGCATGCTCTAGAGAATTAACAAAGCACGTTTCTACACTATCACTTGATTCGGTTCTTACTAAGGTTAACGGTTTTACGCTATCCGCAGGCGTATCCATCGCTAAACGATACCCTTTTGCCGCTTTACTTTGGTTGCCCAATCGCATTCCGCCAGAGCTACACAAATCACGAGCTAGGGTAAATAATGCATCAGTTTGACCCGATTTCAGTTCTAACTCCACTTCACAAATCGGTGTAGTTTTATCACCTGAAATCACTTCACCTTGGTCAAATGCCAATTCAATTTCACTGCCATCAGGCATAGCAACTAACCATTGTTGACGAACAAAATTGGTAGAAAAAAGAGGAGAAAGTTGCTGCTGAAGATCTTCTAAAGCAATGTCATCAGGCCATGCATCGGAAGGATGTAAATACACATTTGGAATGTCAGAATCGTGATCTGCATTGTATTCTGGTCGTTGATGCAAACCGGCAACAACTCTTCCCGCAGTCTTTAATGTTTGAATGCGTTCATCATTAAATCGTCGGATTCTAAGTCCAGTATCATGCTTACGAAGATGCTGTTCAGGAGTATCAAAATAGATGTTTCCTAGGTTAAGACAGCTTTGTTCTATGACTTTCGCGCCTGAAATTTTGTCTATAATAGTGTCTACAAACTCAGGAAATACAAAAAATTTCAATTCTATTTCAGTTTCCATAATGACCTCATAACCGTTGTCTTTCCAAGGATATGGCTTAAACTGTTCGGTATCAAGCAAGAAATAATGCCCAAACCATGATCTAAAGTAGTTTTATTGAGTCTAGGATTGGGTTAACATTCGCGCCTTTATGGCCATCGTCTAACAAATCACCATTAGGTGCTTGTTTTATAGGTTAAGAAACCATGCCAGTAAATACTATTATGGGGTTATTCGCAAAGTCCCCTATGAAACCTTTGCAGCGTCACGTTGTTTGTGTCAATGAATGCTGCTCACTTCTTGTTCCGTTTTTCGAAACGTGCACAAAAGGTGATTGGGAAAAAGCGAATGAAATTCGTACGCAGATTTCTCATTTAGAGAAAGAAGCGGATGTATTAAAACGTGAAATCCGTTTGAAGCTTCCACGCGGTTTATTCATGCCAGTTGATCGTACCGATATGCTTGGTCTTTTAACTCAGCAAGATAAACTTGCTAACTTAGCTAAAGATATTGCTGGCCGCGTTGTTGGTCGCCAACTTGAAATTCCAAGCTCCATGCAGGATGCATTTTTAGCTTATGTTCAACGCTGTTTAGATGCTGCTAGTCAAGCACAAGAAGTGATCAGCGAATTGGACGAGCTATTGGAAACAGGCTTTAAAGGACGTGAAGTCACTTTGGTTGCAGAGATGATCAATAAATTAGATATCATTGAAGATGATACTGATGAATTGCAAATTAAACTGCGCCAACAACTCATGAGCATCGAACACAAGTACAATCCGATCGATGTTATGTTCCTTTATAAAATCCTTGAGTGGGTTGGCGGCATTGCCGACCAAGCACAACGTGTTGGTTCTCGTTTAGAACTAATGCTATCTCGCTCATAAGTTTGTGATTCAGTAACAGGTAATACAATGGATATTCTTGCTAACTACGGCACGACCCTTATTTTAATCGCAGCCTTCTTTGGCTTCCTTATGGCTATTGGTATTGGTGCAAATGATGTTGCCAATGCAATGGGCACATCTGTAGGGTCTAAAGCACTAACAGTAAAACAAGCAATCATCATTGCTATGATCTTCGAATTTGCAGGGGCATACCTTGCAGGTGGTGAGGTTACAGATACAATCCGCAAAGGGGTAATTGATACCTCTCTATTCGCTAGCCAACCTGAAGTTTTAGTTTACGGTATGATGTCAGCACTACTTGCTGCTGGTACTTGGCTATTACTTGCTTCTTACATGGGCTGGCCAGTATCAACAACTCACTCAATCATTGGTGCTATCATTGGTTTCGCGTGTGTTGCTGTTGGTACTGAAGCGGTTGATTGGAGCTCTGTTCAAGGTATCGTTGGTAGCTGGTTAGTTACCCCGCTTATCTCTGGTATCTTTGCTTATATGATCTTTATCAGTGCTCAACGACTGATATTCGATACAGATAAGCCACTGATGAATGCGAAACGTTTTGTTCCTGTTTACATGTTCATTACGACTATGGTTATTGCACTTGTTACGATCAAAAAAGGTCTAAAACATGTTGGCTTACACCTAAGTAATGGTGAGGCATGGATTGCTTCTGCAGGTATCTCTGCATTAGTAATGGTTGGTGGTTACATGTATATTTCTCGTAAATTTGCAAACACTGTAAACGATGAGAAAGACAGCCGTGGTTTTACTGGCGTAGAAAGTATCTTCAGTACTCTAATGGTTATCACAGCGTGTGCGATGGCTTTCGCTCACGGTTCAAACGATGTTGCTAATGCGATTGGTCCTCTATCAGCGGTTGTTTCAACAGTTGAGCACATGGGCGAAATCACAGCGAAAAGCACCATTGCTTGGTGGATTCTTCCATTAGGTGGTATCGGTATTGTTGTTGGTCTTGCGACTTTAGGTCACAAAGTAATGGCAACAGTTGGTACTGGTATTACAGAACTGACTCCTAGCCGTGGTTTTGCTGCTCAATTAGCAACAGCATCAACGGTTGTATTAGCGTCAGGTACTGGTCTTCCAATCTCAACAACACAAACATTAGTTGGTGCGGTTCTAGGTGTAGGTTTTGCACGTGGTATTGGCGCACTAAACTTAGGTGTTGTTCGTAACATTGTTGCATCTTGGGTTGTTACTCTACCTGCAGGTGCGTTATTAGCGGTAGTTTTCTACTACGCAATGCAAGCGATCTTTGGTATCGGCGCATAAGCTTAATCAATTTTGCAACAATGGCACAAAGAGGAGAGTAATATCTCCTCTTTTCTTGCATCTGGGCCCAATTATTTTTAGTATCTATAGCTTCGTTTGAATCGATAAGATATCAACACTTGGTGATCTCAAAATGATTCAGGGTCCATTTTTCAAAGGAATATTATTGTGAAGCATTTTATTAGCCTGATTCTACTTGCTTGGGCTATTGCTGCGCCAGCACAAGCTCAAACTCGTTATATTTCTGATAACCTGTTTACTTACATGCATTCAGGTCCAAGCAACCAATACAAAATTATTGGTAGTGTTAATGCGGGTGATCGAATCACTCAATTGGCAAGTAACAGAAGTACTGGTTTTACGCAAATCGTAGATACTAAAGGCCGTAAAGGCTGGGTTGAAAGTAAGTTTGTTTCTCGTCAAGCAGGTTTAGGTGAGCGTTTACCAAAAGTTGAACAAGAACTGGCTACAGTTAAAACACAACTGGCTAACGCTCGTAAAGCGGCTAACAATGAAAAAGCAGGGTTAGCTGATAGCTTGGAACAACGTAATAAACAAATTCAAGATTTAGAGCAAAGCTACAGCGATGTAAATAATCAGCTAATTAGCTCTCAAACAGAAGTTCGTGAACTACGAGCTAAACTTGATACACAAAAAGAAGACCTACTACTAAAATACTTTATGTACGGTGGTGGTGTCGCTGGTATCGGTCTACTGTTTGGTTTATTACTGCCACACATGATCCCAAGTCGTAAGAAGAAACCAAATGGTTGGTCTTAATCGATAAGTTTTATGTCATAAAAAAGCTCAGACTATTCTGAGCTTTTTTGTATGTGTTACAAATTACCCTTTCCATTCATACAGAGCAGGAATTTCAATTTTCTGCCCTTTAAATTCAACAACCACGTTTCTTGGGTTAATTTCTAACAAAGAAATATTCGATGTAATGTGTCCACCAATATTCACTTCTTTCCCATTAACTTTTACCCAACGGCGGCTTGGTTTCGACGTGTAGTTATGCGTTTGAAAATTCATTGCAGGTAAACGCCCGATAAATTGAGCTGCATTTTTATCTAATGCGACAATACCAGAATAAGTATCTGACGACTCTTCAACTTCTGACTCAACATAATCATTCTCAGGATCATTCAATATTGATTCAAATCGAGCGGCTAATTCTGGAGATAACCCTGACAGATCCAACTCATTTACATTGAAATCACCAGACTCTTCCATGCTTTTATTTTTTACAGGCATCCTTGTTTCAGGTTCTGAAACCAAAGGAGCTTCAGTCGTATTATTCCTATTTTTAACAGACGAAACTAATGCGAGTTTCGTTGCCTGAATAGGTAATTTTTGAGTATCTACCTCTGGAAATGAAAGCTCTGTATAGGTCGAAGGTGGCATAATTATCTCTTGTTGCTGGGCTTGGTAATAAGGCCAAGCTATATACGCACTAAGCGATAACGGAGGTAAGATAATAATTGCTCCAATGAGTACCGGAGATATCGATTTCGACAACATATTAATCTTCTCCTTGTAATAACGGAGCATTTGCATTGGTAACACTATCTAACCACATCAAGGTACTAGAACCAGCAATTCCATCCTCTTTCAAACCAAAAATTTCCTGAAACTGTTTTACTTGTTGTTCCGTTTTTTCATCGAAGCGATCTGACTCAACCATTGGCTGCTCTAATGCGGTTGAAAGTAAGTGATTTAAAGCAAAAATGGCTGCACCTTCGTCGCCTTTTCGCATTGCGCGTTCTGTTATTATTGGCTTTTGCCATAATTGCACGTATGCCCCATTCCAGTGGCGACTAAACCATTGATGTGATACTTCCACACGCTTAGAAGGAAGCAACAACTCAACACCTTTAGAGCTCACACGATATACAATAGCTAGCAGGCCTTCGCCAGAATATTCTTGTAACCAAACAACCGCAGGACGATTCACAGCAAGCAAATCATTTAAAGATCCATTGTCATCTAAACAATATAATTGCGCACGTTTTGCATTGGTACAGTTAGCTTGGAATGAATTGACAGAGTAGCCCCATACGGAAAGTAACTGTTTAAATGCATCAGATTGATCATGAAACCCCACTAAAGGCGCTTCAACAACTGGTTCTTGTATTGGAAAATGCTTATCTAAATAACTAGGCAGCATAGAATAAATGCCAAAGCACAACAAAGCCGATACACCGATAGCGGCTAACGGAATAAAGCGACGCGCTTGAATATTTATAGATGAATGTTCAGTAGTAGAAGCAACTTGCCAGTCAAGAACCAACTCACTTGCTTTTTTAAGCGCCGCTTGATCTACTTTTTGATTGCCATTTTGATAGCTCACCCACAGTGCTTTATCACATAATAAGTTAACTAAACGAGGTATCCCATTTGAATACTGAGCAATTTTCTTAATTAATGGGGGGGAGAAAAGTGTGGTATCTCCGCCAGCAACATTCAAACGATGAGTAATATAATGCTCAATTTCTTGAGGCGTTAAAGGCAGTAAATGATACCTTGCCGTAATTCGCTGCGCTAATTGTCGTAAGTTAGTTTGCTGGAGTTTTTGTTGCAGTTCAGGTTGACCAATTAGTAAGACTTTTAATAACTTATCGCTATCGGTTTCAAAGTTTGTTAATAAACGCAACTGCTCAAGAACATCAGGACCGAGATGCTGAGCTTCGTCGATAGCAACAATGGTCTGATAACCTTTTTCGTTTTCACTTTTTAAGTAGTGAACAATGTTATCGGTTAGCTGCTTTAATGAAGCAAGAGAAGAATAAGCAATTTCAAATTCATCACAAATCGCTTCCAATAGCTCTTGAGCACTAAACATAGGGTTTAAAATTAAAGCTAAATTCACCTTTTCATCTAACTGAGAAAATAACGCTCTTGAAACTGTTGTTTTACCAGTCCCTACCTCTCCTGTTAATAATGCAAAACCACCACCTTGCCCTAAACCAGATAATAGGTAATTCAATGCTTCTTTATGACGATCACTTAAATAAAGAAATCGCGCATTTGGTGTCATTGAAAATGGCAGCTCATCAAAGCCAAAAAAATCTTGGTACATAAGGTTAAATCTATCCTAATCGGCTCAACAAAAACAAAGCATGGGAAAAAAAGTCGAAAAACTCTATTTGCACGGTATCATTGGATGTAAGAAAGTAAAGAAAGTTCTCTTTATCTTGGCAGCGATTAGGACAAAACGTGAAAATTTATTTAGTTGGTGGTGCAGTTCGAGATTCACTTCTCAATATTGACGTAAAAGATAAGGATTGGGTTGTTGTTGGATCTACTCCACAAGAAATGGGAGCTCTAGGTTATCAAACCGTTGGACAAGATTTCCCTGTATTCCTGCACCCGAAAACTAAAGAAGAATACGCCCTCGCACGAACCGAACGAAAAAGTGGCCAAGGCTATAAAGGATTTACCTGTTACGCTGAACCAGACGTTACATTAGAAGAAGATTTATTACGCCGAGACCTTACCATAAATGCCATCGCTCAAGCTGATAATGGTGAACTCATCGATCCTTATAACGGCCAACAAGACATTATAGACCGCACACTTCGTCACGTATCTGGTGCATTTACAGAAGATCCCTTACGAGTTCTACGTGTAGCTCGTTTTGCTGCTCGTTTTCACCATCTAGGCTTTACGATTGCCCATGAAACCATGAACTTAATGAAAGTGTTGGTGGATAGTGGTGAACTCTCTCATTTAACGGCTGAGCGAGTATGGCAAGAATGGCAAAAATCATTATCTAGCCAGCACCCTGAAATCTTTCTTTCTACGTTAAAAGAGTGTGGTGCACTTGCTATTGTACTACCTGAACTCAATGCTTTATTTGGTGTACCGCAACCAGAAAAATGGCACCCTGAAATTGATACTGGAATGCACACCCTAATGGTTGCTCAGCAAGCGGCTCTATTAAGCCAAGACTTACCGACTCGCTTTGCAGCACAAGTGCATGACCTTGGGAAAGGTGTCACGCCAGAATCAGAATGGCCAAGCCATAAATTGCATTGCCATACAGGTATAAAACTGATTAAAAGATTGTGTGATCGTGTTCGTGTTCCAAATGACTATCGAGATCTTGCTCTATTAGTATGCGAACATCACTCTAATATCCACAGAGCAGCAGAATTACGAGCACAAACCTTCATTAAAATATTCGATAAAATGGATGTATGGCGTAAACCAGAGCGCTTAGCTCCTATACTACTTTGCTGCCAAGCTGATCATGCAGGAAGGTTGGGGTTAGAAACTCAGCCTTACCCACAAAAACAACGTTTTGAAGCAGCATTTGATGCAGCAAAGAATGTGGAAGTGAAAGATGTGGTTGCAGCAGGATTTAAAGGCCAGGAGATCAGAGACGAGTTAAATAAAAGACGAATTGAAGCGGTAAAGGATAAGTTAGATATAAAATAAGCTATACGCTACGCTGACTAGAAACTAGAACGCTTCGCTCTAGAGACTATAAAAGCCAAGGTTTCAGGTTTCAGGTTTCAGGTTTCAGGTTTCAGGTTGATATGACCCCTTAAAAGTAGACACGGGGTTTTAGTTACTTAACTCAAAATCTATGGGGCTCTTTCCTCCTAGAGTCCCATGCCTTCTTATCGGATTATAATAGCCATCGATATAAAGTCGACTTTGCATTGTCATCTCTTCTCTTGATAGTTGCCCTAAACAGCTTATCCATTCCTTTTTATACTGAGCAAAGAAACTCTCTGAACAAGCATTATCCCAACAGTTTCCTTTACGGGACATACTGATTGTTATTCCTCTCTTGTACAACCAACGCATCGTCATCTCTGACGTATACTGAACTCCTTGGTCTGAATGAAACATCAATTGACTACCATCAGGTCTACGTCTTTCCCAAGCCTTCTTTAAACTACGAACTACAAGCTCTGCGTTGTTAATCCTACTCGTCGACCAACTGATGACCTTTCTTGAGTAAAGGTCTAATACAACACATAAGTACTGCCAACCCTCACTACATCGGACCTGAGTAATGTCTGAAGTCCAAACCCTGTTTGGCTGTGATACTGAAAACTTTCGGTCCAGTAAATTAAAAGCTGGAAAGCCTAATTTCTGCTTAGGCGCACACCCATGCCTCTTCTTACTCGCTCTGGAACGATAACCAAGACTTTGAAGCAGACGTTGGATCCGTTTCTTATTACAAATAAAACCATAAGAGATAGCGGCTTCATAGAGTTTTCTATAGCCAGGGACACAGTGTTGACGTTCGCTTTCGTCTTTTAAAAAACACTTCAATTCAGCGTTATATCTATCGCGAAGCGTAGGCTCTCTATTTAACCACTTATAATACCCTGAAGTGGACACATCAAGATAGCGACAAAGTTTTACTACCGGCCTTACTGGGCTTGAGTACTTGGAAATAAACTCAAATCTTATTCTCTTCGTCTTTCGAAGTAGGCCGTCGCCTTTTTTAAGATATCGTTCTCCAACTCCGCATCTGCTAAGCGTTTTTTAAGTTCGACAACCTCACGCTCTAGTTCTTTTAGCGATTTTTCAGGGCCTTTATTAGGAATGGGCGCTACTGTGTGTTTTTTAGATGTCATCTGGCTTCTCCATTTTACCAATAGCTGAGGAGCGATCCCAATAGAGATCGCCACTGATTTTACTGTATCTGGAGAGTCTAATGACTGTTGAACTGCGTTTCTTTTGAACTCATTAGAAAACTTTCGTTGTGATTTGATTTTCATGTCACTCAATCCTCGTGATCGAGTGTCCACTTTATTGGGGTCAAATCAGGTTTCAGGTTTCAGGAAAATAAAACCGAATACACCCGAAACCTGCAAGCATAGTATCCTGAAGCCTAGAACATTGTCACTCTAGCAATACTTGCTCTTATCGTTTCTAGTTAGCGAAGCGTATAGTCTCTAGTCTCTAATGCAAAGCTAACCATACCAATAGGCTTGAACCTAATAAGATACGGTAGATAACAAACGGCATCATTCCCATACTTGAAATTAGCTTCAAAAAGAAATGAATACAGATATAAGCACTAATAAAAGAAACAATCACACCAGTACTTAATAAGCCTAAGTGAATTGAAATATCACTCATCGCCAATTTAAGACCAAGATAAGATCCAGCAAGTGTAATAATTGGAATGGACATTAGGAAAGAAAAACGTGCCGCAGCCTCACGAGTAAATCCAAGATACAACGCTGCGGTAATTGTGATTCCTGAGCGAGAAGTTCCAGGAATCATCGCCATTGCCTGAGCAATGCCTAAAAATAACGCCTTTTTCCACGTCATCTGGTATTCATCTTTTGCTAGCGTCGCATTCTTATCAACCCACCAAAGCAATAAACCAAAAACAATCGTTGTTGCAGCAATAACCCATGCACTACGTAAATATATTTCAATAAAATCTTTAAATAGTAAGCCAAATAAAGCCGCTGGAATCGTAGCTAACACGATTAACCAAGCCAAATTTGATTCCTTGTTATGCTCTTTTTTTACAATAGAACCTACCCAAGCGGTTAATAATGTCACCACTTCTTTTCTAAAGTAGATAACCACCGCAGCTAATGTGCCAACATGAACGGCAACATCAAAAGCTAAACCTTGATCTGGCCAACCTAAAATTGCAGAGGGTAAAATTAAATGAGCTGAACTTGAGATAGGTAAAAACTCTGTGAATCCTTGCAGAAGAGCAAGAAAGAAAGCTTCAAAGTACGTCATGATATTCCATTAAGACCTTAAGTTAATTAACGCGGGTTTGAGTGATTGATTGTGAGTGAAATGATTCCATATCTCACTAATAGTTGTTTTTGTACCAGGTACAATTAAATCAGGGTTAAGCTCAACAAGAGGCAAAATAGCAAATGCAAACTTAAATAGATCCTCTCTCGGTAATTTAGGATCATCATTTGAGATCACATCACCATACAACAAAATATCCAGATCTAACGTTCGATCTTGATTCTTTTGTGCATTAGGTAATCTTCCCCATTTTAGTTCAATCGCACGTAATTGAGTTACAAGTTCACTTAATGAACACGTAACTTCTAATTCAGCGACTAAATTAAAAAAATTATTACTTGAAAAGCCTACCGGCTCAGCCTCATATACGGTTGATATTTGAGTTATGCTTCCTAACAGCTTTAACTCATCTATCGCAGCCTTTACATGCTTTTCTGGTTCAATATTGGAGCCAATGCCAATATAGGTTGTGATCATTTACTTCCTCGCTCAATCACAACGCCGACGCTATGCGCATTTACAACTGCACCAGGCTTAGATAAATGAATTCGAACCCAAGGAACAGAAAAACGAGTCATGATTAACTCGGCAATTTCTTCTGCTACACGTTCAACTAATAAAAATCGACCATTTTGAATATACTCTGTTACCGCTTCGCTCACTTCTGCATAATTTAAACAATGCTCAACATCGTCCGATTTTGCTGCTGGTTTGTTATCGTGAGCCATATCAATATCTAATACGAGCTTTTGTTTAATTCCTTGTTCCCATTCATAAACACCAATGGTGGTAATTACTTCAAGCTGTTTTATAAATACTAAATCCATCTTTGATCACACTTTTTATTAAGAGGTCGGATACCCATCAAAAGAAAAACAACGTAATATTGATATTACTTTGCTTAATGTGTCGAGCAATATACTATAAAAATGATTTCTGATCGCTCTCGATCGCTTAAATTAAGGCTCATTCATGACCCCTCTTGCACTAATTATGATCATCATCGCCTATCTGCTAGGATCGATCTCTAGTGCGGTTTTAATTTGCCGATTAAAAGGATTACCTGACCCTCGAACTTCTGGGTCTCATAATCCAGGAGCCACTAATGTATTTAGAATTGGTGGAAGAAGTGCCGCAGGGCTAGTCCTCTTATGCGATATCCTAAAAGGAATGTTGCCAGTATGGGGTGGTTACTTTCTTGAAATAAATCCTTTTATGCTTGGTATCATTGCGATCTCTGCTTGCTTAGGTCACATGTACCCGCTCTTTTTCCATTTTAAAGGTGGTAAAGGTGTTGCGACCGCTCTTGGAGCGTTAGCCCCGATAGGATTAGATTTAACAGGAATGTTATTTGGTTGCTGGGTCGCCACTGTACTTGTAACTGGATACTCTTCATTAGCTTCAATGATCACCGCTTTACTTGCCCCTCTATTTACTTGGCTTGTAAAACCTCAATATACCTTACCTGTTGCTATGCTCTCTTGCTTAATCGTTTTAAAGCATCATGAAAATATAAAACGTTTCTTTGAAGGCAAAGAGACAAAAATATGGCAAAGAAAAAGGGACTAAATAGCCCCTTTATATAGATAACGATCTTTTATGATCCAAACGGATCACTTTTTATTTAATTGGCGCTAACTGATCGATTGGCCAACGAGGTTTAGCTTGAACCGCTAAATCTGTCGTTTCGCCGTTTTTCAAACGTTGCATTCCAGCATAAGCAATCATGGCACCATTATCGGTACAAAATTCAGTTCTAGGGTAATACACCTCACCACCAATTTTCTTCATCATCATTTCTAGTTCTTGACGTAAATATTTATTCGCACTTACGCCACCAGCCATCACTAAACGTTTCATGCCTGTTTGCTTTAAAGCTCGGCGACATTTAATCGCTAATGTATCAACTACCGCTTCTTGGAAAGCAAAAGCGATATCAGCTCGTGTTTGCAGATCATCTTCATTGCCACGAATCGTATTTGCAGCAAATGTTTTCAAACCCGAAAAACTAAAATCCAAGCCAGGACGATCGGTCATAGGACGTGGAAATTTAAAACGCCCTTTTGTGCCACTCTCTGCTAATTTAGAAAGTAATGGACCACCAGGGTAATCTAATCCCATCAGTTTTGCTGTTTTATCAAATGCTTCACCAGCCGCATCATCCACAGATTCACCAAGGATCTGATATTCACCAATGCCTTTTACTTCAACCATCATGGTGTGACCACCAGAAACAAGTAAAGCAACAAATGGAAATGCTGGTGGCTCATCCTCAAGCATCGGAGCAAGCAAATGCCCTTCCATATGATGAACAGGAATTGCAGGAACATCCCATGCATAAGCAATGCTTCGACCAATAGTTGAACCAACAAGTAAGGCGCCCACTAGACCAGGGCCAGCAGTATACGCAATCCCATCGATATCATCTTTGGTTAAACCAGCATCATTTAGTGCTGCTTTAATCAACGGAATAGTCTTTTTAACATGATCACGAGAAGCCAATTCAGGCACTACACCGCCGTAATCAGCATGCAGTTTTACTTGGCTATACAGCTGATGAGCTAATAACCCTTTTTCATCATCATAAATCGCAACACCCGTTTCATCACACGAGGTTTCAATGCCTAAAATTCGCATATTTTTCTCAGCTACCTGTTAATTTATCGCCATATTACCTACATCCCTGAGCTACCTCAAGCAAGGAGATGCCTTAAGAAGGCAAAATAAACAAAGAAATTACTCAATTCTTAATCAAGAATGCTTTACAAAGAGACTAGATCGGATTAAAATTCGGCACCAATTTGAATAATAGCTGGTTAATTATAACTACCAGCGAATTGACTAACACCTGAGGTGAAAGGCATATGCCAGTAGTTAAAGTACGTGAAAACGAACCGTTCGACGTTGCACTACGTCGTTTCAAGCGCTCTTGCGAAAAAGCAGGT
The Aliivibrio fischeri ATCC 7744 = JCM 18803 = DSM 507 DNA segment above includes these coding regions:
- a CDS encoding TIGR00153 family protein produces the protein MPVNTIMGLFAKSPMKPLQRHVVCVNECCSLLVPFFETCTKGDWEKANEIRTQISHLEKEADVLKREIRLKLPRGLFMPVDRTDMLGLLTQQDKLANLAKDIAGRVVGRQLEIPSSMQDAFLAYVQRCLDAASQAQEVISELDELLETGFKGREVTLVAEMINKLDIIEDDTDELQIKLRQQLMSIEHKYNPIDVMFLYKILEWVGGIADQAQRVGSRLELMLSRS
- a CDS encoding inorganic phosphate transporter — protein: MDILANYGTTLILIAAFFGFLMAIGIGANDVANAMGTSVGSKALTVKQAIIIAMIFEFAGAYLAGGEVTDTIRKGVIDTSLFASQPEVLVYGMMSALLAAGTWLLLASYMGWPVSTTHSIIGAIIGFACVAVGTEAVDWSSVQGIVGSWLVTPLISGIFAYMIFISAQRLIFDTDKPLMNAKRFVPVYMFITTMVIALVTIKKGLKHVGLHLSNGEAWIASAGISALVMVGGYMYISRKFANTVNDEKDSRGFTGVESIFSTLMVITACAMAFAHGSNDVANAIGPLSAVVSTVEHMGEITAKSTIAWWILPLGGIGIVVGLATLGHKVMATVGTGITELTPSRGFAAQLATASTVVLASGTGLPISTTQTLVGAVLGVGFARGIGALNLGVVRNIVASWVVTLPAGALLAVVFYYAMQAIFGIGA
- a CDS encoding TIGR04211 family SH3 domain-containing protein, coding for MKHFISLILLAWAIAAPAQAQTRYISDNLFTYMHSGPSNQYKIIGSVNAGDRITQLASNRSTGFTQIVDTKGRKGWVESKFVSRQAGLGERLPKVEQELATVKTQLANARKAANNEKAGLADSLEQRNKQIQDLEQSYSDVNNQLISSQTEVRELRAKLDTQKEDLLLKYFMYGGGVAGIGLLFGLLLPHMIPSRKKKPNGWS
- a CDS encoding general secretion pathway protein GspB, whose amino-acid sequence is MLSKSISPVLIGAIIILPPLSLSAYIAWPYYQAQQQEIIMPPSTYTELSFPEVDTQKLPIQATKLALVSSVKNRNNTTEAPLVSEPETRMPVKNKSMEESGDFNVNELDLSGLSPELAARFESILNDPENDYVESEVEESSDTYSGIVALDKNAAQFIGRLPAMNFQTHNYTSKPSRRWVKVNGKEVNIGGHITSNISLLEINPRNVVVEFKGQKIEIPALYEWKG
- a CDS encoding ExeA family protein — protein: MYQDFFGFDELPFSMTPNARFLYLSDRHKEALNYLLSGLGQGGGFALLTGEVGTGKTTVSRALFSQLDEKVNLALILNPMFSAQELLEAICDEFEIAYSSLASLKQLTDNIVHYLKSENEKGYQTIVAIDEAQHLGPDVLEQLRLLTNFETDSDKLLKVLLIGQPELQQKLQQTNLRQLAQRITARYHLLPLTPQEIEHYITHRLNVAGGDTTLFSPPLIKKIAQYSNGIPRLVNLLCDKALWVSYQNGNQKVDQAALKKASELVLDWQVASTTEHSSINIQARRFIPLAAIGVSALLCFGIYSMLPSYLDKHFPIQEPVVEAPLVGFHDQSDAFKQLLSVWGYSVNSFQANCTNAKRAQLYCLDDNGSLNDLLAVNRPAVVWLQEYSGEGLLAIVYRVSSKGVELLLPSKRVEVSHQWFSRHWNGAYVQLWQKPIITERAMRKGDEGAAIFALNHLLSTALEQPMVESDRFDEKTEQQVKQFQEIFGLKEDGIAGSSTLMWLDSVTNANAPLLQGED
- a CDS encoding multifunctional CCA addition/repair protein, yielding MKIYLVGGAVRDSLLNIDVKDKDWVVVGSTPQEMGALGYQTVGQDFPVFLHPKTKEEYALARTERKSGQGYKGFTCYAEPDVTLEEDLLRRDLTINAIAQADNGELIDPYNGQQDIIDRTLRHVSGAFTEDPLRVLRVARFAARFHHLGFTIAHETMNLMKVLVDSGELSHLTAERVWQEWQKSLSSQHPEIFLSTLKECGALAIVLPELNALFGVPQPEKWHPEIDTGMHTLMVAQQAALLSQDLPTRFAAQVHDLGKGVTPESEWPSHKLHCHTGIKLIKRLCDRVRVPNDYRDLALLVCEHHSNIHRAAELRAQTFIKIFDKMDVWRKPERLAPILLCCQADHAGRLGLETQPYPQKQRFEAAFDAAKNVEVKDVVAAGFKGQEIRDELNKRRIEAVKDKLDIK
- a CDS encoding IS3 family transposase (programmed frameshift) — protein: MKIKSQRKFSNEFKRNAVQQSLDSPDTVKSVAISIGIAPQLLVKWRSQMTSKKHTVAPIPNKGPEKSLKELEREVVELKKRLADAELENDNLKKGDGLLRKTKRIRFEFISKYSSPVRPVVKLCRYLDVSTSGYYKWLNREPTLRDRYNAELKCFLKDESERQHCVPGYRKLYEAAISYGFICNKKRIQRLLQSLGYRSRASKKRHGCAPKQKLGFPAFNLLDRKFSVSQPNRVWTSDITQVRCSEGWQYLCVVLDLYSRKVISWSTSRINNAELVVRSLKKAWERRRPDGSQLMFHSDQGVQYTSEMTMRWLYKRGITISMSRKGNCWDNACSESFFAQYKKEWISCLGQLSREEMTMQSRLYIDGYYNPIRRHGTLGGKSPIDFELSN
- a CDS encoding undecaprenyl-diphosphate phosphatase, with product MTYFEAFFLALLQGFTEFLPISSSAHLILPSAILGWPDQGLAFDVAVHVGTLAAVVIYFRKEVVTLLTAWVGSIVKKEHNKESNLAWLIVLATIPAALFGLLFKDFIEIYLRSAWVIAATTIVFGLLLWWVDKNATLAKDEYQMTWKKALFLGIAQAMAMIPGTSRSGITITAALYLGFTREAAARFSFLMSIPIITLAGSYLGLKLAMSDISIHLGLLSTGVIVSFISAYICIHFFLKLISSMGMMPFVIYRILLGSSLLVWLALH
- the folK gene encoding 2-amino-4-hydroxy-6-hydroxymethyldihydropteridine diphosphokinase gives rise to the protein MITTYIGIGSNIEPEKHVKAAIDELKLLGSITQISTVYEAEPVGFSSNNFFNLVAELEVTCSLSELVTQLRAIELKWGRLPNAQKNQDRTLDLDILLYGDVISNDDPKLPREDLFKFAFAILPLVELNPDLIVPGTKTTISEIWNHFTHNQSLKPALINLRS